Proteins co-encoded in one Capnocytophaga ochracea DSM 7271 genomic window:
- a CDS encoding outer membrane protein assembly factor BamD — protein MLIKKYIIIGLLTVLFTSCGEYQKALKSKEGSVKYTEAEKLYKAKKYKKATRLFEQIASEYAGKPQGERIYYMFGDSYYQLKQYSLASYQFERLQKLYPRSEKATESAFLEAKSLYLETPKYSVDQTYTYQALEKLQYFLDRYSDSEYAKEANELALDLVTRLEKKEFEIAKQYDQIRDYQAAMKSLDNFLTNNPGSAFREDALYTRLHSAYEWAINSIETKKEERLNTAKEAYDNLLRAYPETKYKKEAENMLAKINTSLKSFISQK, from the coding sequence ATGTTAATAAAAAAATATATCATCATCGGTCTGCTGACTGTGCTCTTTACTTCGTGTGGAGAGTATCAAAAAGCCTTGAAATCAAAAGAAGGAAGCGTAAAATACACTGAGGCTGAAAAGCTATATAAGGCTAAAAAATATAAAAAAGCGACACGCCTTTTTGAACAAATAGCTTCAGAATATGCGGGTAAGCCACAAGGAGAACGTATTTATTATATGTTTGGAGATTCTTACTATCAGCTAAAACAATACAGTTTGGCGTCTTATCAGTTTGAACGACTTCAGAAATTATATCCTCGTAGCGAAAAAGCTACAGAGTCGGCTTTCTTAGAAGCGAAATCGCTTTACTTGGAAACTCCTAAATATAGTGTAGACCAAACTTATACCTATCAGGCTCTTGAGAAATTACAATACTTTTTGGATAGATATTCTGATAGTGAATATGCTAAAGAAGCTAACGAGCTAGCCTTAGACTTGGTAACTCGCTTAGAGAAAAAAGAGTTTGAAATAGCTAAACAATACGACCAAATACGTGACTATCAAGCAGCGATGAAATCGTTAGACAATTTTCTGACTAACAACCCAGGTAGTGCTTTTAGAGAAGATGCGTTATACACGCGCTTACATTCAGCTTACGAGTGGGCTATCAATAGTATAGAGACTAAAAAAGAGGAACGCCTCAATACCGCTAAAGAAGCTTACGACAACTTATTGCGTGCCTATCCTGAAACTAAATACAAGAAAGAAGCAGAGAATATGCTTGCTAAAATAAACACATCATTAAAAAGTTTTATATCACAAAAATAA
- the yidD gene encoding membrane protein insertion efficiency factor YidD has translation MKYLFIYLVRFYQVAISPLKPPTCRYTPTCSQYTLEALQKYGFFKGGWLAIKRICSCHPWGGSGYDPVP, from the coding sequence ATGAAGTATCTTTTCATTTATTTAGTGCGCTTTTATCAAGTAGCCATTTCGCCACTTAAGCCTCCTACGTGCAGGTATACCCCTACCTGCTCGCAATACACTTTAGAAGCCTTGCAAAAGTACGGTTTTTTTAAGGGAGGCTGGTTGGCTATTAAGCGTATATGTAGTTGCCACCCTTGGGGAGGAAGTGGCTATGACCCCGTACCTTAA
- a CDS encoding ABC transporter ATP-binding protein has translation MIQVENLHKSFNGTEVLKGISTTFEKGKTNLIIGQSGSGKTVFLKSLLGLFTPDSGDIIYDGVKYADMKRKERVALRQKMGMVFQGSALFDSMTVLENVMFPLKMFSQKTPEEIRERADIVLSRVNLVNAEDKLPSEISGGMQKRVAIARAIVNQPNYLFCDEPNSGLDPKTSIVIDNLIQEITEEFNITTVINTHDMNSVMEIGAKIVFLKNGYKEWEGSKDTIFRTDNEAVTDFVYSSELFKKVRKAYLEEHED, from the coding sequence ATGATACAAGTAGAAAATTTACATAAATCTTTTAACGGAACTGAAGTGCTCAAAGGTATTTCTACTACTTTTGAAAAAGGTAAAACGAATCTGATTATCGGGCAAAGTGGTTCAGGAAAAACAGTGTTTCTCAAATCACTTTTAGGTCTTTTTACCCCTGATTCAGGTGACATTATCTACGATGGGGTGAAGTACGCTGATATGAAACGCAAAGAACGTGTAGCCTTGCGTCAAAAAATGGGAATGGTATTCCAAGGTAGCGCTTTATTCGACTCTATGACGGTGCTCGAGAATGTGATGTTTCCTTTGAAGATGTTTTCTCAAAAAACACCTGAAGAAATACGCGAGCGTGCTGATATCGTATTGAGTCGCGTAAACCTAGTAAATGCCGAAGATAAATTACCATCAGAAATTTCTGGAGGTATGCAGAAACGGGTAGCTATTGCTCGTGCGATTGTAAACCAACCTAACTACTTGTTTTGCGATGAACCTAACTCAGGGCTAGATCCTAAGACCTCTATCGTAATAGACAACCTTATTCAGGAAATTACGGAAGAGTTTAACATCACTACGGTGATAAATACCCACGATATGAACTCGGTAATGGAAATAGGGGCTAAAATTGTATTCCTTAAAAATGGTTATAAAGAATGGGAAGGCTCTAAAGATACTATTTTCCGCACCGATAACGAAGCTGTTACTGACTTTGTATATTCATCAGAGCTGTTTAAAAAAGTAAGAAAAGCTTATTTAGAAGAACACGAGGATTAG
- the fabD gene encoding ACP S-malonyltransferase, which produces MKAYIFPGQGAQFVGMGLDLYEKSTEAKALFEAANGILGFSITDIMFSGTDEDLKQTKVTQPAIFLHSVILSKVLGKNFAPQMVAGHSLGEFSALVANRALSFEDGLQLVAKRAAAMQKACELQPGTMAAVLGLDDSKVEELCATVDGIVTPANYNCPGQLVISGELKAVEAACEKMKEAGAKRALVLPIGGAFHSVLMKPAEEELATAIEQTAFHKPLCPVYQNVTTTAVSDENAIKTNLIKQLTAPVKWTQSVEQMIADGATEFIEVGPGKVLQGLVKKINKEAVVASAEI; this is translated from the coding sequence ATGAAAGCATACATCTTCCCTGGTCAAGGAGCCCAATTTGTAGGTATGGGGCTTGACTTATATGAAAAATCTACCGAAGCCAAAGCGCTTTTTGAAGCTGCTAACGGCATTCTCGGATTCTCTATTACTGATATAATGTTTAGTGGTACCGATGAAGACCTCAAACAAACCAAAGTTACCCAGCCTGCTATTTTCTTGCACTCAGTAATCCTTAGCAAGGTGCTTGGTAAAAATTTCGCTCCTCAAATGGTAGCAGGCCATTCATTAGGTGAATTTTCTGCCCTAGTAGCCAATCGAGCCCTCTCATTTGAAGATGGTTTGCAATTAGTAGCCAAGCGTGCTGCTGCTATGCAAAAGGCTTGTGAATTACAACCTGGCACAATGGCTGCCGTATTAGGCTTAGACGATAGTAAGGTTGAAGAACTTTGTGCAACAGTTGATGGAATTGTAACCCCTGCCAACTATAATTGCCCAGGTCAGTTGGTGATTTCAGGCGAACTTAAAGCGGTAGAAGCTGCTTGCGAAAAAATGAAAGAAGCAGGTGCTAAGCGCGCTCTTGTTCTTCCCATAGGTGGCGCATTCCACTCAGTATTGATGAAACCTGCCGAAGAAGAACTAGCAACAGCGATTGAGCAAACAGCTTTCCACAAACCGTTATGCCCTGTATACCAAAATGTAACAACTACAGCCGTAAGTGATGAAAACGCTATCAAAACCAACCTTATCAAGCAACTTACCGCCCCTGTGAAATGGACTCAAAGTGTAGAACAAATGATAGCCGATGGCGCTACCGAATTTATTGAAGTAGGACCTGGCAAAGTGCTACAAGGCTTGGTAAAGAAAATAAACAAAGAGGCAGTGGTAGCTTCGGCAGAAATATGA
- the coaBC gene encoding bifunctional phosphopantothenoylcysteine decarboxylase/phosphopantothenate--cysteine ligase CoaBC, whose product MNIVLGITAGIAAYKTPQLVRLLTKNGHNVKVILTENAKEFVTPLTLSTVSKNPVLTSFSSPEGNWHSHVELALWADAMLIAPATANTVAKMAHGVCDNLLLATYFSAKTPVFVAPAMDLDMYAHPTVAENLAKLASYGNHIIPATYGELASGLVGQGRMADPEDIVLFIENTLSENLPLKGKKILITAGPTYEAIDPVRFIGNFSSGKMGIALANEAIRQGAEVHLVLGPSSEKNIHSQIHLHRVVSAQQMYEAAVSEFSTCDIAILSAAVVDYTPEIVAPEKIKKKGGNLSLTLVPTVDILASLGKIKTTQTLIGFALETENEVANAQTKLEKKNLNGIVLNSLRDAGAGFGTDTNKVTFITKEKQISFPLKSKEEVAKDILAQIFGILIEK is encoded by the coding sequence ATGAATATAGTACTTGGTATCACTGCGGGTATAGCGGCTTATAAAACACCTCAATTAGTGCGCTTGCTCACCAAAAATGGGCACAATGTAAAAGTAATTCTCACTGAGAATGCAAAAGAGTTTGTAACACCTCTTACCCTTAGTACAGTATCTAAAAACCCTGTACTCACAAGTTTTTCCTCTCCCGAGGGCAATTGGCATAGCCACGTGGAGTTAGCACTCTGGGCTGATGCAATGCTCATCGCTCCTGCTACTGCCAATACGGTTGCTAAAATGGCACACGGCGTATGCGATAATCTGCTGTTGGCGACTTATTTTTCAGCGAAAACTCCCGTGTTTGTCGCTCCTGCAATGGATTTAGATATGTACGCTCACCCTACGGTTGCCGAGAATTTAGCAAAATTAGCATCCTATGGTAATCATATCATTCCTGCTACTTATGGTGAACTTGCTAGCGGACTTGTAGGGCAAGGGCGTATGGCTGATCCCGAAGATATAGTGCTGTTTATAGAGAATACACTCTCCGAAAATCTTCCTCTTAAGGGTAAAAAAATACTTATCACAGCAGGGCCTACTTATGAGGCTATCGACCCCGTGCGATTTATAGGGAACTTCTCTTCTGGCAAAATGGGGATTGCTCTTGCTAATGAAGCTATACGACAAGGAGCTGAGGTACATTTGGTATTAGGCCCCTCTTCCGAAAAGAATATTCACTCACAAATTCACTTGCATAGGGTGGTAAGCGCTCAGCAAATGTACGAAGCTGCTGTAAGCGAATTCTCTACTTGTGATATCGCTATCCTCTCGGCAGCTGTAGTCGACTATACTCCCGAAATTGTAGCCCCCGAGAAAATAAAAAAGAAAGGCGGTAATCTCAGCCTCACCTTAGTGCCTACGGTCGATATATTAGCGTCTCTAGGTAAAATCAAAACTACCCAAACGCTTATTGGTTTTGCCCTAGAAACTGAAAATGAGGTAGCTAATGCCCAAACCAAATTGGAGAAAAAGAACTTAAATGGCATTGTTCTCAACTCGTTGCGCGATGCAGGAGCGGGTTTTGGTACTGATACCAATAAAGTTACTTTTATTACTAAAGAAAAACAAATCAGTTTTCCTTTAAAAAGCAAAGAAGAAGTCGCTAAAGATATTTTGGCGCAAATATTTGGTATTCTTATAGAAAAGTAA
- a CDS encoding glycogen/starch synthase, which yields MKDKKVLYVSSEVLPYSPYSELAKMSFEAPRMVNNNGGQIRIFMPKFGNINERRHQLHEVIRLSGMNIIINDIDVPLIIKVASIPKERIQVYFIDNDEYFRRTGTLFDGENNMYPDNDERCIFFAKGIVETVKKLNWLPDIIHIHGWASALLPLYLRTYYKDEPIFSESKIVTSVFDSDYEGALDSTLINKVAFDGISKKTVDPLKNPTYYNLMRVAIKYSDGVVVVSEDMPEDFQTYLKNLRKPVLYNSDKETFQDSYREFYTKILKK from the coding sequence ATGAAAGATAAAAAAGTACTCTACGTATCGTCGGAAGTGTTGCCTTATTCGCCTTATAGCGAGTTGGCAAAGATGTCATTTGAAGCCCCGAGAATGGTGAATAACAATGGAGGGCAGATACGTATTTTTATGCCCAAGTTTGGTAATATCAATGAACGACGCCATCAGTTGCACGAGGTGATACGCCTTTCGGGGATGAATATTATTATCAATGATATTGATGTACCTCTGATTATTAAAGTAGCTTCCATTCCTAAGGAGCGCATACAGGTTTATTTTATTGACAACGATGAATATTTCAGGCGCACTGGCACACTCTTTGATGGGGAAAATAATATGTACCCAGACAACGATGAGCGTTGTATTTTCTTTGCTAAAGGTATTGTAGAAACTGTTAAAAAGCTCAATTGGTTACCCGATATTATTCATATACACGGTTGGGCATCGGCTTTGTTGCCTCTTTACTTGCGCACCTATTACAAAGATGAACCTATCTTTTCAGAAAGTAAGATTGTTACCTCAGTATTCGATAGCGATTATGAAGGAGCTTTGGACAGTACGCTTATCAATAAAGTGGCTTTTGATGGTATTAGCAAAAAGACGGTAGACCCGCTAAAAAATCCTACTTATTACAATTTGATGCGTGTCGCTATCAAGTATTCAGATGGAGTTGTAGTGGTGAGTGAAGATATGCCTGAGGATTTCCAAACCTACCTAAAAAATCTAAGAAAGCCTGTACTTTACAACAGTGATAAGGAAACTTTCCAAGATTCTTACCGCGAATTTTACACTAAAATATTAAAGAAATAA
- a CDS encoding DUF4270 domain-containing protein codes for MNNIQKILFFATIVTLFSACSSNDFNEIDGGLLKNPNFDTNVFTATIQVSKIKESAVQTNGLGGYLLGQYSQAPFGTKSATIVAQVTLPAVNPTFGTKTQASENSENKSENETVTEAYLYIPFFNPNSSNSNASYSQNVEYTLDSIYGNRDASFQVNVRELNYFLSDIDTDLNAKIYYSNDTNITSNLGASIVSNTTSTYTISNKAITRYQFDNPQTSEDESKKVQDVLPPGLRIPLSTNFFQTKIINKEGSSELANANEFKKYFKGISVSTSNFSKDLMMLLNMANAKIEIVYSYETSGTNSTTTETRKNRYELSLNGITVNLFNNSGESLTDSSKIYLSGALGQTASITISNTDIANIKSQKLMVTDASLLLYVDNSVSYTKEPERLFIYNTQTGAVLVDYQYDPTSNADSSTYSYLYHLGKLQKENGKGAFYQLRITNHILNLVNEIGTNVPLGIVVASNVKNTNLGAYLRNTNTKGKIPSSAVVTPLGTVIKDVKLRISYTQPK; via the coding sequence ATGAATAACATACAGAAGATTTTATTTTTTGCTACTATAGTAACACTTTTCAGTGCTTGCTCAAGTAATGATTTCAACGAGATAGATGGTGGACTGCTAAAAAATCCTAACTTTGACACTAATGTATTTACAGCTACTATTCAGGTAAGCAAAATAAAAGAAAGTGCAGTACAAACCAACGGTTTAGGAGGATATTTATTAGGACAGTACAGCCAAGCTCCCTTTGGTACCAAATCGGCTACCATAGTGGCTCAAGTAACATTGCCAGCTGTTAATCCTACTTTTGGGACTAAAACACAAGCCTCTGAAAACAGTGAGAACAAATCGGAAAACGAAACCGTTACAGAAGCGTATCTATACATTCCTTTCTTTAATCCGAATAGTTCTAATAGCAACGCTTCTTACTCTCAAAATGTAGAATATACGTTAGATTCTATCTATGGGAATAGAGATGCGAGCTTTCAAGTAAATGTGAGAGAACTGAACTATTTTTTAAGTGATATTGATACGGATCTCAATGCTAAAATATATTATTCAAACGACACTAATATTACAAGTAATTTAGGTGCTTCTATTGTGTCTAACACTACTAGTACTTACACTATCAGTAATAAAGCTATTACTCGCTATCAGTTTGACAACCCACAAACAAGTGAAGATGAGAGTAAAAAAGTACAAGATGTATTACCACCAGGGTTGCGTATTCCACTAAGCACAAATTTCTTCCAAACAAAAATTATCAACAAGGAAGGCAGTAGCGAACTTGCTAACGCTAATGAATTTAAAAAATATTTTAAGGGGATAAGCGTCAGTACTTCTAACTTTTCAAAGGATTTAATGATGCTCCTAAATATGGCAAATGCAAAAATAGAGATTGTATATAGCTATGAAACTTCAGGAACGAATTCTACAACTACAGAAACACGTAAAAATCGATATGAACTTTCATTGAATGGCATTACAGTAAACTTATTTAACAATTCAGGAGAGAGTTTGACTGATAGCAGTAAAATATACCTCAGCGGAGCCTTAGGACAAACGGCTTCGATTACTATCTCAAATACAGATATTGCCAATATTAAGTCGCAAAAACTAATGGTAACCGATGCTAGTTTATTGTTATATGTGGATAATTCAGTAAGCTATACAAAAGAGCCTGAACGCCTCTTTATCTATAACACCCAAACAGGAGCTGTACTTGTAGATTATCAGTACGACCCAACATCAAATGCTGATTCGTCTACTTATTCATATCTCTATCACCTAGGAAAATTGCAAAAAGAAAACGGGAAAGGAGCTTTTTACCAATTGAGGATTACCAATCATATTTTAAATCTGGTTAATGAAATAGGGACAAATGTACCTTTAGGGATAGTAGTAGCTTCTAATGTGAAAAACACTAACTTAGGAGCATATTTGAGAAACACTAATACAAAAGGAAAAATACCATCTTCAGCAGTGGTTACTCCTTTGGGTACTGTTATAAAAGATGTAAAATTGCGTATCAGCTACACTCAACCTAAATAG
- a CDS encoding DNA-directed RNA polymerase subunit omega, translated as MDFKKIDAPTTTVTYNKSAIEAPTGNIYEAISIIAKRANQINAEIKKELVEKLEAFATNNDSLEEIFENKEQIEVSRFYERLPKPQAIAVKEWLEGKIYYREAE; from the coding sequence ATGGATTTTAAGAAAATAGATGCTCCTACCACTACTGTTACTTATAACAAATCGGCTATAGAAGCACCTACGGGTAATATTTATGAAGCTATTTCTATTATTGCTAAGAGAGCTAACCAAATAAATGCCGAAATTAAAAAGGAATTGGTAGAAAAATTAGAGGCTTTCGCTACTAATAATGATAGCTTGGAGGAAATCTTTGAGAATAAAGAACAAATAGAGGTATCTCGCTTTTATGAGCGTTTGCCTAAACCACAAGCTATTGCTGTAAAAGAATGGCTTGAAGGTAAGATTTATTACCGTGAAGCCGAATAG
- the dgt gene encoding dGTP triphosphohydrolase, with translation MLWENLLSLNKYGDTSLRLRKNEDETRLSFDMDYDRVVFSSAFRSLQDKTQVIPLSKTSFVHTRLTHSIEVSVVGRSLGRAVGKHVLTKYPHLRELGYQTNDFGAIIAAAAVAHDIGNPPFGHSGEKAIGEFFQFKKGTAIKHLLTEAEYADLCSFEGNANGFRILNETRLGAEGGLRLTYATLGAFTKYPKESLPVRPTDRIADKKYGFFQGDKKFFKEVAETLGLKSNSVNGELRYARHPLAFLVEVADDICYTIIDFEDGINLGLIGEDVALEYLGGIISDKINTHKYSKLQTKEERIAYLRAVAIGALIQDATDIFLQNEDAILAGEFHQSLLYDSKYRHQITDVIDCSVERIYQSDEVVEKEVSGYVVLQHLLDIFFTAIINQENGRETSFDKLLLKKLPERYRKKGSLYDKVMGITCYIASLTDSNAVELHLKTANTTFNI, from the coding sequence ATGCTTTGGGAAAACTTACTCTCTCTTAATAAATATGGTGATACTAGTCTTCGTTTGCGAAAAAATGAAGATGAAACACGACTCAGTTTTGATATGGATTATGACCGTGTGGTCTTTTCAAGTGCTTTTCGTAGCTTGCAAGACAAAACACAAGTAATTCCACTTTCAAAAACAAGTTTTGTACACACACGTCTTACACATAGTATTGAGGTGTCGGTAGTGGGGCGTAGTTTGGGGCGTGCTGTGGGTAAACACGTGCTCACCAAATATCCTCACTTGCGCGAATTGGGTTACCAAACAAACGATTTTGGAGCCATTATTGCAGCGGCGGCGGTAGCACACGATATTGGTAATCCACCTTTTGGACACAGTGGTGAAAAGGCTATAGGAGAGTTTTTTCAATTCAAAAAAGGAACTGCTATCAAACATTTACTCACAGAAGCCGAGTATGCTGATTTGTGTAGTTTTGAAGGGAATGCCAATGGTTTTAGAATTCTTAACGAAACACGTTTGGGGGCAGAGGGAGGTTTACGGCTTACTTATGCTACCTTAGGAGCTTTTACTAAGTATCCTAAAGAATCACTACCTGTACGTCCTACTGACCGTATAGCTGATAAGAAATATGGCTTTTTCCAAGGCGATAAAAAATTCTTCAAAGAGGTGGCTGAAACTTTAGGACTAAAATCTAATAGTGTAAATGGTGAATTGCGTTATGCACGTCATCCCTTAGCTTTCTTGGTGGAGGTAGCCGACGATATTTGTTATACTATTATAGACTTTGAAGACGGTATCAACTTAGGGCTTATAGGCGAAGATGTAGCCTTAGAGTATTTAGGTGGTATCATTTCAGATAAGATAAATACTCATAAATATAGCAAACTACAAACTAAAGAAGAACGTATTGCTTATTTACGTGCAGTTGCTATAGGAGCTTTGATACAAGATGCTACTGATATTTTCTTGCAAAATGAAGATGCAATCTTGGCAGGAGAATTTCACCAGTCGCTTTTATATGATAGTAAATATCGTCACCAAATCACTGATGTAATAGATTGTAGTGTGGAACGTATATATCAATCCGATGAGGTTGTAGAAAAAGAAGTATCGGGTTATGTGGTTTTACAACATTTATTAGATATTTTTTTTACGGCTATTATCAATCAAGAAAACGGACGTGAGACATCATTTGATAAACTTTTGCTTAAAAAGTTACCTGAAAGGTATCGTAAAAAAGGCTCGTTATATGACAAGGTAATGGGCATTACTTGTTATATCGCAAGCCTTACCGATAGTAATGCAGTGGAATTACATCTAAAAACAGCCAATACAACCTTTAATATTTAA
- the fabG gene encoding 3-oxoacyl-[acyl-carrier-protein] reductase — MKLLEGKTAIITGASRGIGRGIAKVFASHGANIAFSYSSSVDAAMALEKELATKGVKVKGYQSDASNFAQSQEFVDAVVAEFGTVDILVNNAGITKDNLLMRISEEDFDKVIEVNLKSVFNMTKAVQRIMLKQRKGSIINMSSVVGVKGNAGQSNYAASKAGIIGFTKSIALELGSRNIRCNAIAPGFIETEMTAVLDEKVVQGWRDVIPLKRGGQPEDVANACVFLASDMSAYITGQVLNVDGGMLT, encoded by the coding sequence ATGAAATTATTAGAAGGAAAAACAGCTATTATCACTGGTGCTAGTAGAGGCATTGGGCGTGGTATAGCCAAAGTATTTGCATCCCACGGGGCAAATATTGCTTTTTCGTACAGTTCGTCAGTGGATGCTGCAATGGCATTAGAGAAAGAATTAGCTACAAAAGGTGTGAAAGTAAAAGGCTACCAAAGCGATGCTTCTAACTTCGCACAGTCGCAAGAATTTGTAGATGCAGTGGTAGCGGAATTTGGCACAGTTGATATTCTAGTAAACAACGCAGGTATCACTAAAGACAACCTACTGATGCGCATCAGTGAAGAAGATTTTGATAAGGTAATAGAAGTAAATCTCAAATCGGTGTTTAATATGACCAAAGCGGTACAGCGCATTATGCTTAAACAACGTAAAGGTTCTATTATCAATATGAGTAGTGTGGTGGGCGTGAAAGGCAATGCTGGACAGTCAAACTATGCAGCTTCTAAAGCGGGAATTATCGGCTTTACCAAATCGATTGCCTTAGAGTTAGGCTCTCGAAATATCCGTTGCAATGCTATCGCTCCAGGCTTTATAGAAACCGAAATGACAGCTGTACTTGACGAAAAAGTAGTACAAGGCTGGCGTGATGTTATCCCCCTAAAACGTGGCGGACAACCCGAAGACGTAGCGAATGCTTGTGTGTTTTTAGCCTCTGATATGTCGGCTTACATCACAGGGCAAGTGCTCAATGTTGATGGAGGAATGCTCACATAA
- a CDS encoding enoyl-ACP reductase FabI → MYNLLKGKRGIIFGALDENSIAWKTAERVHEEGGKFVLTNAPVAMRMGQIKNLAEKTGSEIIPADATNMDDLQNLVTKAMEILGGKLDFVLHSIGMSVNVRKNIPYTESNYVNTEKGWDVSALSFHKVCQVLYKNDAMNEWGSIVALTYMAAQRTFPDYNDMADNKAYLESIARSFGYFFGKDKKVRVNTISQSPTATTAGQGVKGFDGFIAYADAMSPLGNATAQDCANYTVSLFSDLTRKVTMQNLFHDGGFSNTGVSNEVIERFTK, encoded by the coding sequence ATGTATAATTTATTAAAAGGAAAAAGAGGCATCATCTTTGGTGCCTTAGACGAAAATTCTATCGCTTGGAAAACAGCAGAACGTGTACACGAAGAAGGTGGTAAGTTTGTACTTACCAATGCTCCCGTAGCAATGCGTATGGGACAAATAAAAAACTTAGCCGAAAAAACAGGCTCTGAAATTATTCCTGCCGATGCTACCAATATGGACGATCTCCAAAACTTGGTAACTAAAGCTATGGAGATTTTAGGGGGTAAGTTGGATTTTGTGTTGCACTCTATCGGTATGTCGGTAAACGTGCGCAAAAACATTCCTTATACCGAGTCTAACTATGTGAACACTGAAAAAGGTTGGGACGTTTCAGCGCTTTCTTTTCACAAAGTATGTCAAGTGCTTTATAAGAACGATGCGATGAACGAATGGGGTAGTATTGTAGCACTTACCTATATGGCAGCACAACGCACCTTCCCTGATTATAACGATATGGCTGATAACAAAGCTTACTTAGAATCTATTGCGCGTAGTTTTGGCTATTTCTTTGGTAAAGACAAGAAAGTGCGTGTGAATACCATTTCACAATCACCTACCGCTACTACTGCAGGACAAGGCGTAAAAGGTTTTGACGGTTTTATTGCCTATGCCGATGCTATGTCGCCACTGGGTAATGCCACCGCTCAAGATTGTGCCAATTATACGGTATCTCTCTTCTCCGATCTTACTCGCAAAGTAACGATGCAAAACCTTTTCCACGATGGAGGCTTCTCTAATACTGGTGTAAGCAACGAAGTAATTGAACGATTTACTAAGTAG
- a CDS encoding translation initiation factor, with the protein MDLRDQLKSLFPDHIEEEIPEEVSSNIWLQDEPLLCKYEKRKGKPVTVIEGYNGAEADFKILAKELKTYLGVGGTVKNDTILIQGDYRDTIMQLLKKKGFKVKRIGG; encoded by the coding sequence ATGGATTTAAGAGATCAGTTAAAATCACTTTTCCCTGACCATATAGAAGAGGAGATACCTGAAGAAGTTTCGTCTAATATTTGGTTGCAGGATGAGCCTTTACTATGCAAATACGAAAAACGCAAAGGGAAACCCGTAACCGTAATTGAGGGCTATAATGGCGCAGAAGCCGATTTTAAGATCTTGGCTAAAGAACTCAAAACGTACCTTGGCGTAGGGGGAACTGTGAAAAACGATACTATCCTCATACAAGGTGATTACCGTGACACTATTATGCAACTTCTCAAAAAAAAAGGTTTTAAGGTGAAGCGCATAGGCGGTTGA